The Caulobacter sp. FWC2 region TGGCGCCGGCCACGCCGCCCGAGGTCTCGACCCAGACGCCGGGCACCAGGCTCAGCAGCTCCGCGCTGCTCTTGGGCGAGGCCTTGAGGATGTCCTGGGCATTGACCGTGGTGACCGCGAAGCTGGCCGACAGCTTGTCGATGCCGGCGCCGCCGGGCGTGCCGACCACGATCACCTCGTCGACCTGGGCGGGCTCTTCCGGACGGCTTTGTTCTACGGCGGTGGCGGGCGCGGCGGCCTGACCCGCAGCGCTGGCCGAGACCAGGAGCGGTCGTTCGCGGATGGCGTAAACGCCGCTGGCGGTGGGCTGGGCCACTAGGTTGGAGCTCGACAGCAGGCGCGTCAGACCCTCGTCGGCCGAATAGGCGCCTTTCAGCTTCGGCGCGCGCTTGCCCCGCGTCAGGTTCTCGTCGAAGGCTAACTGCTTGCCCGAGGCCCGGCCGAAGGCGCGCAGGGCGCCCGACAGGTCCTGGGCCGGAATGTCGAAAGTTCGCTCCGGGGCTTGCTCAGCGCGGGCCTGCGCCGCGACGGGCGCGGCCAAGGCCATCAGCACGGCCGCCGAAGCGCCCAGCAGCCAGCGTTGCTCGAAAGACTTGCTCATACGTCCCTCCCTCGCGCCGCTTGTTCTGTGTATCGGCGCTTTTGGTCAGTTAGACGCCTCACTCCACGGAGGACTCACCACCGACGGTGAAGTTTTTTGGCTGGCGCTGGAAGGCGCGCAAAACGGTCTCGCCGCCCTGCCCGTTGACGGCGCGCACGGGCAGCACCGCGGTGACGCCGTCGACGAAGGCGCGGGTGTCGCCCGAAGTGAAGACGCCGCTGATCCGCAAGGCGGCCACGCTGGGATCGCCGATCCGCAGCTTCTCGCGGGCGTAGCGATTGACCCGCTCGACGGCCAGGCTCATCGGCTCGTCCTGGAACACCAGCTGGCCGCTTTCCCACGCGGCGGCGCGGTTCGGATCGGCCGGGGCGACCGAGGCGGCCTCGGAATTGATCTGGGCGACCAGCTCGTGATCGGGCGTCAGCGACTTTTCGGTCGGCGCGCCATTGACCCTCAGCAGCGGCGGCGGACGCCCCTTGGCGCCCTCCCCGTCCAGCACCGCGACGTGGCCTTCGTAGAGCACCACCCGCATCTGGTCGGCGACGCGTTCGACGCTGAAGGTGGTGCCGGTGGCGACCACCAGCTTGCCGCCGGCCGCGACCGAGAACGGCCGCAACGGATCCTTGGCCACCGCGAACTTGGCGCGGCCCTGCTCTAGCCACAGCCGGCGGCGGTCGCCGTCATAGCGGACCTTCAGCACCGTGGCGGCGTCCAGCGACACGCGCGAGCCGTCGGCCAGCTCGACGATGCGCCGCTCGCCTTCGGTGGTGCGATAGACGTCCGGCAGGCTCGATCGCCAGGCGAAACCACTGCCCAGGGCGATGGCGGCGACCACGGCGGCCGCAACGCTCCAGATGGCGACGCGCGGGCCGGGCTTGCGCGCCCATTGGCGACGCTGGGCGCGGCGC contains the following coding sequences:
- a CDS encoding FecR domain-containing protein; translation: MSIPMDDKMDLALDLSLDQAAEWCVLLSEGELTPAEQLALDAWFAADPSHRELLDDAVAAWRAVDEQASHPGMIALRGEALNDLRRAQRRQWARKPGPRVAIWSVAAAVVAAIALGSGFAWRSSLPDVYRTTEGERRIVELADGSRVSLDAATVLKVRYDGDRRRLWLEQGRAKFAVAKDPLRPFSVAAGGKLVVATGTTFSVERVADQMRVVLYEGHVAVLDGEGAKGRPPPLLRVNGAPTEKSLTPDHELVAQINSEAASVAPADPNRAAAWESGQLVFQDEPMSLAVERVNRYAREKLRIGDPSVAALRISGVFTSGDTRAFVDGVTAVLPVRAVNGQGGETVLRAFQRQPKNFTVGGESSVE